The Amycolatopsis sp. QT-25 genomic sequence CGCGAATTCCTCGACTCGGTCTCGCCGGAGGACTTCCGCGGCGCGGACACCTGATTCTGGAATCTTGACGACGGGGCGGCGCCGGTGGCGCCCCCCCGTCGTCGTGGTCGTGAGGTTCGCGGCGTGCGTCGGCGACGGCCGACTGGCCGCGCTTGAAGTACATGATGGCCCCCTTCCTTGCGTCAGGCGCAAGGAAGGGGGCCATCATGTACTTCGGCGTGGGTGCGGCGTGGGTGTGACGGCCGCTGTGACCGCCGGTGCAGCTGGGGCCAACGTCCGGCTCCGGCGTCCGTGAGGGACTCTTTCACCCCCTTCAGGGCAAGCAGGGAGGCGGTTCAGGCGGCGGTCGCCTTGACGAACAGGTCCGCCAGCTCCCGGCCGTACCGCTGCAGGTCCAGCTTCGGGTCCGCCGCGAACTTCGCCGCGACACCGTCGATGGCCTGGGCGATCGACAGCGCCATCACGTCCGGCGCGAATCCGCCGAAAGCCCCTTCCTGTTGTCCCTGCCGTAGCTGCCGTTCGAGCCGGCCGGTCCGGAACTCCTCGACGAGCGGCGCCGACATGAACCAGCCCTCGGCGTCCGAGCCGCTCGAAGCCATCTCGACCATCACCCGCACCAGCTCCGGATACGAGCCGAGGAAGGCGATTTCCGACTCGATGTAGCCGCGCAGCAGTCCAGCCCGGTCGGTCGTGCCCTGGATCCGCTCCTCGAGGAACTTGTCCTTCATCCCGGTCGCGGTGGTGACCACGGCCTGCATCAGGCCCGCCTTGTTGGTGAAGTGGTACGAGATGATCCGGGTGCTGGACAGCCCGGCCCGCTCCTTGATCTTCGCGAACGACGTCTTGTGATAGCCGAGGTCGGAGATCGTCGCGATGGTGGCCCCGATGATCTGGGCCCGGCGGGCCGCCTCGGTGACCGACAGCCCCAGCTCCGCCTGGACCTCTTGAAGGGCACTCTGGGTGGAGGAATTTACTTGCATGAGTAAAAATTAACACGGGTGAGTAAAAGTGGCAAGCAGGCGACCGGGGAGGTGCCGTGCTCGACAAGCCTCAAGAAGAGCTTGAGGCCGACCGCGCGTCGCGTTGACCGGTTTGCCGGACGCGCTTACCGTCAATGAGGGTGAATCGCCAAGGTGTGATTCGGATGTCTGGGGCATTCGTCTTGACGAGGAACTCCGGTGCGGGCTCACCCGGGTCCGCGCGGCTTTGTTCGCCGGCCGCCAGGTCGGGCGAGGGGAGGCATGGCGTGGTCGAGGCTGGTAGCCCTCAAGAGCCGCTCGTTCCGGTCGCTGACGGCGAGCAGGGCGAGCTGTTCCCCGACTCTTCCCTCCCGGACGAACTCGTCGGTTACCGCGGTCCCGCAGCTTGCCAGATCGCCGGGATCACCTACCGGCAGCTCGACTACTGGGCCCGCACGAAGCTGGTCGCGCCGAGCATCCGCACGGCGCACGGTTCCGGTTCGCAGCGGCTCTACTCGTTCAAGGACATCCTCGTCCTGAAGGTCGTCAAGCGGCTGCTGGACACCGGTGTCTCTTTGCAGAACATCCGCGTCGCCGTCGACCACCTGCGCCTGCGCGGAGTCCGCGACCTCGCCAAGGTCACCTTGTTCTCCGACGGCACCACCGTCTACGAGTGCACCTCGCCCGAAGAGATCGTCGATTTACTGCAGGGCGGGCAGGGTGTCTTCGGGATCGCGGTCAGTGGCGCGATGCAGGAGATCAGCGGAACCATCCACGACTTCCCGGCCGAACGGGCCGACGGCGGCGTGATCGAAACGGCCACTCCGGACGAGCTCACGCAGCGCCGTAACGCACGTCGCACCGGCTGATCATGAAGCCGCGCGGGCGGCAGGGTAGGCTCACTTCCGCGGTCGACGAATCCGCGCGGGAGAGACCGAGCCGATAACCGTTGAGCTCGGCGCCGAAGGAGCAAGTCCTCCCCGGAACCTCTCAGGCACCCTGGACCGCGCGGAAGAGACGCCTCTGGAAAGTGGTTCGCCAGGTCACAGCCTGGCGGCCCCGCCGACGGTGCAAGCCCGGCGCAACACTCGGGCGAAACTCTCAGGCGCCCCCTCGGGGGTACGGACAGAGTGGGGAGGGCCAGGACGATCCGTCCCGGCCCCACCCCGCGTCTTGGGAGGTCCCCGATGGAGCCTGTCTCACTGGCCGCTCTCGAATCCGGAACCCCTTTCGCGGACCGGCACATCGGTCCCGGCACCGAAGAACTCGCGCGCATCCTCGACGTCGTCGGCGTCGCCTCCCTGGACGAGCTCGCCGAGCGGGCCGTCCCCGCCTCGCTGCGGGAATCCGCGACGCCGCCGGAGCTGCCGCCTCCCGCCACCGAGACCGGCGCGCTCACCGAACTCCGCGCGCTGGCCGCGCGCAACCGGCCGATGGTCCAGATGATCGGGCTCGGCTACCACGACACCGTGACCCCGCCGGTGATCCGCCGGAACGTGCTGGAGAGCCCGGCCTGGTACACCGCGTACACGCCGTATCAGCCGGAGATCTCGCAGGGCCGCCTCGAAGCGCTGCTCAACTTCCAGACCATGGTCGCCGAGCTGACCGGCCTGCCGATCGCCAACGCGTCGATGCTGGACGAGGCGACCGCCGCGGCGGAGGCGATGACGCTGGTCCGCCGGGCGGGCAAGGCGAAGTCGGCCCGGTTCGTCGTCGACGAGGACACCCTTCCGCAGACCATCGAGGTTCTGCGCACCCGCGCCGAACCGCTCGGTATCGAGCTGGTGACCGCGGATCTGTCCCAGGGCATCACCGGACTCGGCCTCGGCGGCGACTTCTTCGGGGTGCTGCTGTCGTATCCGGGCGCGTCGGGTGTCCTCCGCGAATGGGACCACACCATCGCCGAGGCCAAGGCGCTGGGCGCGGCGGTGGTGATGGCCGCGGATCCGCTGGCACTGACCCTGCTGCGGCCGCCCGGTGAACTCGGTGCCGACGTCGCGATCGGGTCGACGCAGCGGTTCGGTGTTCCGATGGGCTTCGGCGGGCCGCACGCGGCGTACCTCGCCGTCCGGCGAGGGCTCGAACGGCAGCTGCCCGGCCGGCTGGTCGGGTTGTCGAAGGACGCCGACGGCGCGCCCGCCTACCGGCTCGCGTTGCAGACCCGCGAGCAGCACATCCGCCGTGAGAAGGCGACGAGCAACATCTGCACCGCCCAGGTGCTCTTGGCGGTCATCGCGTCGATGTACGCGGTGTACCACGGTCCCGAAGGGCTGCGCGCCATCGCGAACCGCGCGCACCGGATGGCCACCGTGCTCGCGGCGGGGCTCGCCGAAAGTGGTGTCGACGTCGTGCACGGCGAGTTCTTCGACACCGTGATGGTCGCCGTCCCCGGCCGCGCGACCGGGATCGTCGCCATCGCCAGGGAACTCGGGGTCAACCTTCGGCTCGTCGACGCGGACCACGTCGCCATCGCCTGCGACGAGACGACGACCCGCGACCATCTCTGCCTGGTGTGGAAGGCGTTCGGGGTCGCGGTGTCCGATGTGGACTCCCTCGACGCGGACACCGCCGACGGCTTCCCGCCGGATCTGCGCCGCACCAGTGCTTACCTGGCGCATCCGGTCTTCCACACGCACCGCTCGGAGACGGCGCTGCTCCGGTACCTGAGGGCGTTGTCCGACAAGGACGTCGCGCTCGACCGGAGCATGATCCCGCTCGGCTCCTGCACGATGAAGCTCAACGCCACGGCCGAGATGGAGCCGATCACCTGGCCCGAGTTCGCCGGTCTGCACCCCTTCGCGCCCGCCGAGGACGCGGCCGGGCTGCTCACCGTCGTGAAGGATCTGGAGCGGTGGCTCGCCGGCATCACCGGTTACGACGCGGTCTCCCTGCAGCCGAACGCCGGGAGCCAGGGTGAGTTCGCCGGGCTGCTGGCGATTCGCGCGTATCACCGCGAACGCGGGAACGCGGCACGTGACGTCTGCCTTATCCCGTCCAGCGCGCACGGGACGAACGCGGCCAGCGCGGTCATGGCGGGGATGCGCGTGGTCGTGGTGAAATGCGACGACGAGGGCAACATCGACCTCGGCCACCTCAAGTCCACCGTGGACGAGCACGCGGACGACCTCGCCGCGATCATGATCACCTATCCCTCGACGCACGGCGTCTACGAGGACACCGTCCGCGAGGTCTGCGCGCTGGTGCACGACGCGGGCGGCCAGGTGTACGTCGACGGCGCGAACCTGAACGCGCTGATCGGGGTGGCGCAGTACGGGAAGTTCGGCGCCGACGTCTCCCATCTCAACCTGCACAAGACCTTCTGCATCCCGCACGGTGGTGGCGGGCCGGGCGTCGGCCCGATCGGCGTGCGCGCGCATCTGGCGCCGTACCTGCCGAACCATCCGCTGCAACCGGACGCCGGCCCGGCCACCGGCGTGGGCCCGATCAGTGCCGCGCCGTGGGGGAGCGCCTCGATCCTGCCGATCTCCTGGGCCTACGTCCGGATGATGGGGGCCGAGGGCCTGCGGCGCGCGACCCTGACCGCGGTCGCGAACGCCAACTACGTCGCCGAACGTCTCGCCGCGCACTATCCGGTGCTGTACTCCGGGCACGAGGGACTCGTGGCGCACGAATGCATTCTCGATCTCCGCGCGATCACCAAACGGACCGGCGTCACCGTCGACGACGTGGCGAAACGCCTGGCCGACTACGGCCTCCACGCGCCGACGATGTCGTTCCCGGTCGCGGGAACACTCATGGTGGAGCCCACGGAGAGCGAGGATCTCGGCGAACTCGACCGCTTCTGTGCCGCGATGATCGCGATCCGCGGCGAGATCGAAAAGGTCGCCGAGGGGGAGTGGCCGGTGGCCGAAAGCCCGCTGCGCAACGCCCCGCACACCGCGCGCTGTCTCGCCGGGGAGTGGAATCGTCCCTACAGCAGGGAGATCGCGGTCTTCCCCGCCGGTTTCACCGCCGCGAAGATCTGGCCTCCGGTGCGGCGGATCGACGGGGCCGCGGGCGACCGTGACCTCGTCTGCTCCTGCCCGCCGCCGGAGGCCTTCGCCTGAAGCTCAGCCGGGCATCTTGTCGAGAAAGCCCAGCACCTGCTTGATCCGCCCGTCCTCGACGGTGATGACGTCGAAGCCGATCGCCAGCGGTTCTTCCGCGCCTTCCGGCGCGAGGTACCACTGGAACCGCGCGATGTCGTGGTGCGCGTCGGGAACGGCAGGCAGGCTGAACTTCAGACCGGCGAACTGGGCCTGCGCGCCGGCGATGAAGCCGTCGACACCGTCGTGGCCGGTGACGGCGCCGAGCGGGTCGGTGTAGGTGGTGTCCTCGGTGAACACTTCGGCGATGAGCGCGCGGCGCTTGTCCGCGTCGGTCTCGTTCCACACGGCGATGTACTGCTCGGCGACGCGCTGGATGTCCGACAT encodes the following:
- a CDS encoding TetR/AcrR family transcriptional regulator; translation: MQVNSSTQSALQEVQAELGLSVTEAARRAQIIGATIATISDLGYHKTSFAKIKERAGLSSTRIISYHFTNKAGLMQAVVTTATGMKDKFLEERIQGTTDRAGLLRGYIESEIAFLGSYPELVRVMVEMASSGSDAEGWFMSAPLVEEFRTGRLERQLRQGQQEGAFGGFAPDVMALSIAQAIDGVAAKFAADPKLDLQRYGRELADLFVKATAA
- a CDS encoding MerR family transcriptional regulator — encoded protein: MVEAGSPQEPLVPVADGEQGELFPDSSLPDELVGYRGPAACQIAGITYRQLDYWARTKLVAPSIRTAHGSGSQRLYSFKDILVLKVVKRLLDTGVSLQNIRVAVDHLRLRGVRDLAKVTLFSDGTTVYECTSPEEIVDLLQGGQGVFGIAVSGAMQEISGTIHDFPAERADGGVIETATPDELTQRRNARRTG
- the gcvP gene encoding aminomethyl-transferring glycine dehydrogenase, yielding MEPVSLAALESGTPFADRHIGPGTEELARILDVVGVASLDELAERAVPASLRESATPPELPPPATETGALTELRALAARNRPMVQMIGLGYHDTVTPPVIRRNVLESPAWYTAYTPYQPEISQGRLEALLNFQTMVAELTGLPIANASMLDEATAAAEAMTLVRRAGKAKSARFVVDEDTLPQTIEVLRTRAEPLGIELVTADLSQGITGLGLGGDFFGVLLSYPGASGVLREWDHTIAEAKALGAAVVMAADPLALTLLRPPGELGADVAIGSTQRFGVPMGFGGPHAAYLAVRRGLERQLPGRLVGLSKDADGAPAYRLALQTREQHIRREKATSNICTAQVLLAVIASMYAVYHGPEGLRAIANRAHRMATVLAAGLAESGVDVVHGEFFDTVMVAVPGRATGIVAIARELGVNLRLVDADHVAIACDETTTRDHLCLVWKAFGVAVSDVDSLDADTADGFPPDLRRTSAYLAHPVFHTHRSETALLRYLRALSDKDVALDRSMIPLGSCTMKLNATAEMEPITWPEFAGLHPFAPAEDAAGLLTVVKDLERWLAGITGYDAVSLQPNAGSQGEFAGLLAIRAYHRERGNAARDVCLIPSSAHGTNAASAVMAGMRVVVVKCDDEGNIDLGHLKSTVDEHADDLAAIMITYPSTHGVYEDTVREVCALVHDAGGQVYVDGANLNALIGVAQYGKFGADVSHLNLHKTFCIPHGGGGPGVGPIGVRAHLAPYLPNHPLQPDAGPATGVGPISAAPWGSASILPISWAYVRMMGAEGLRRATLTAVANANYVAERLAAHYPVLYSGHEGLVAHECILDLRAITKRTGVTVDDVAKRLADYGLHAPTMSFPVAGTLMVEPTESEDLGELDRFCAAMIAIRGEIEKVAEGEWPVAESPLRNAPHTARCLAGEWNRPYSREIAVFPAGFTAAKIWPPVRRIDGAAGDRDLVCSCPPPEAFA
- a CDS encoding nuclear transport factor 2 family protein, which produces MSDIQRVAEQYIAVWNETDADKRRALIAEVFTEDTTYTDPLGAVTGHDGVDGFIAGAQAQFAGLKFSLPAVPDAHHDIARFQWYLAPEGAEEPLAIGFDVITVEDGRIKQVLGFLDKMPG